The Papaver somniferum cultivar HN1 chromosome 6, ASM357369v1, whole genome shotgun sequence genome segment ACTTTGGGGAGCGCGTTTAGAGGTGCcgagtcctagtctgcctaggccggAAGACCACATGCAAAGGTGGTCCCACCATGATTACGTTGACACTCTCGGTATCTCTTAAGTCTATATGTACACCttccatccaagctggcgaagatggatggtcgtgatcaaactacgacatgtatgcaatgccgcaaaccctaattagggtttttacacagTCACGCAtgcatgactttggccaaacggtttggaaagCCACACTTCTCCTTTGGAGAACCGATCATGTGGGTCCCACGTTGGGTTGACGGTGAACATAtatgcaccttcctgatggtcctaggcgcgatctaagccatccaaatatgttggctaagttggatggttgtgatcgttttaagacactagtggaatttccgcgactttttaaagcatcacgccggaaTGTTTCGAGCAAACATTCATTTCTCCATGGAATTTTCGTGAGAAAGCCGATCGggtaggtgaggagtgggcccgccaatgtgtacATTAACGCTTCAATGATCAAtcgcgggatgatctaagccgtataaccaggctggcgaagttggacggttgtgacagTTTTAAGATTGACCTGATCAGTCGCGCTCGTTCGAGCCTTTCCGAAAACAACACGGTAAACCTATTTTAGGGATGGCGTTCAGCGAGCGTTGGTAGTATAATATGGTTTCGAATggctagggcataagcgggcccgccAGTGGTCATCACAGTGACCACcggctcctgctagggttcgtctaggctggttaaatcacgcGGTCAACTtacgtggccgtgatcgtttctgagactgatacggacagtccagatttcccttagaaaattaaacatgctcgatcgggctaatataaacACGCCggtacgagattctctttgttagagaatggtatagcctgtacgggtatttcatgcatgtctcaaaattggcacttggagattcatgttactctgctgagagtgaacactcagtcatcatgtcaTGTTAATAATGAAAGTTCGGCGAGGAACATcataggaaatactaggcaaatcatgcattaattgataatgctataaattcacagaatacttgggattgttgatacatgcaccattctaggtgaattttgtatatttatcgaattgcttcgaataaataaagtgaagatgTACTCATCATTTATCAAACGtttttaccctttgcaggatgtcaacgcgttaaatttggttttacaattttaaccctgaactaaaatccaccatcaacaagtatATAAGATTTCCCATTGGAATTCACAAAAGGCCCCATAAAATCGataccccaaacatcaaaaatctcaatagCGAGAATTGGTGTTTGCGGCATTTGGTTTCTATCACATAGATTTACTGTCCTTTGACACCTATCACAAGCCTTGCAAAATGaatatgcatccttaaacaatGTAAGCCAATAAAAACCACTTTCGAGAACCTTGAGGGCTGTCCTCTTGTCTCcgaaatggccaccacaagcatatgagtgacaAAAATTCAGAATTGATTGGAACTCGGATTCGagtacgcacctgcggatcatTTGATCGGAGCAATACTTCCACAAATAAGGTTCATCCCATATATATTTCTTGGCAATCTTCTTGATCTTGTGTTTCTGACATTTATACATGGAACTAGGGACTTGTCCCGTCACCAagaagttaacaatatcagcgtaccatggagTTGTGCCAACAACCGCAAggagttgctcatccgggaaactatcATGCAAAGGAATCGCTTTTTCGGACACAACCAATCTTCTTAGATGATCCGCTATGGTATTCTCACTGCccttcttgtccttgatttcaagTTGAACTCTTGAATAAGGAGTATCCACCTTATGAGCCTTGGCTTAGCATCCTTCTTTGTGAGCAAATATCGTAGTGCAGCATGGTCGGAGAAGACAACCACCTTTGTACCCACCAAGTAAGATCTAAACTTCTCTAGTGCAAATACTATGTCCAAGAGATACTTTTCAGTAGTGGAGTAGTTTATTGGTGCTCCGGTGagagttctagaagcataataaatgacgTATGGAATTTTACCATCTCGCTGTCCCAACATGGCTCCCACAGCATAGTCACTACCATCGCACATCAACTCAAATGGCTTGCTCCAGTCTGGTGGTTTGATGATTGGTGCGCTAGTCAACATCTCCTTCAAGGTGTCAAAAGCCTCCTTGCATTCCTTGTCACAATCAAAGGTCACATCTTTTTACAAAAGTCTACACAGGGGCATTGAaatcttggagaaatccttgatgaatcttctataaaaacctgcatgaccaagaaaagagcgaacCTCCCTCACAgttgtggggtattgtaagttccgAATCAAATCTATCTTAGCCTTGTCCACTTCTAAACCCTTATAGGATATAACATGTCCTAGTAAAATCCCATGATTCACCATAAagtgacacttttcccaattaagcacaagaTTAGTTTCTACGCATTGTTTTAAGAATAAGTGTAAGGTTATCTAAGCACTTGTCAAAAGAATCACCATACacgctaaaatcatccataaacacttctatGATGATTTCCACATAATCTGAAAATATACTTACCATACATCATTGAAAAgtggctggagcattgcacaagccaaatggCATACGTCTATACGCAAAAGTGCCAAAAGGACAACTAAACATTGTCTTTTCTTGATCTTCCGGAGCTATTACAATCTGGTTATAACCTGAAAAACCATCAAGAAAGAAATAGTGAGAGTGTCCAGCCAACCTTTCAAGCATTTGATAAATGTATGGTAAGGGAAAATGGTCCTTTCGGGTGGTAGAGTTGAGCTTTCGGTAGTAAATGCAAACTCTATAGCCGGTCTGAATTCTGGTTGGAACCAAATCATTATCATCGTTTTTCACCACTATAATTACGGACTTCTTTGGAATGACTTGAACCAGGCTCACCCAGTTTCTATCGGATATGGGATAAATAACCCCGACATCCAACAACTTCAGGATTTCTTTCTTGACTACTTCCATCATTGGAGGGTTCAAGCGACGTTGAGCCTCTCTTGTTTGTTTTTCCCCCTCCTCAAGAAGTATTCGGCGCATATATTTGGAAGGTATGATTCCTTTAATATCGGTAATGGTCCACCCAATGGCAGACTTATACTCTCTTAGCACTCGAACAAGTTTCTTCTCTTGCACCTAGGTAAGGTCTTTGGCAATGATTACCGACAACTCTTCCTTATCACCTAAATATATGTATTTGAGGTGATCCGGAAGTGGTTTCAACTCAAGAATGGGTTCCTGCACAATCGATGGTAAAAGTCTCTCATTAGTAAGCGGCAAGAAAACATAAGAAGCATTGTACTTTTGTGGAACTTCTTGCAATGAGTTAAGAGATAAAACATCCTCTATAATCTCATCAAGCATAGAAAAttcactttcaaattctttgTATTTTCCATAACCCAAACCTTCCATTATGGTGTTTTCTAAAGCATCATCATTATTCAATTCAAAAACCTGTTGAGCAAGAGAATCTATAATATCAATTGGAAAACATGAatgcacatcactaggatatctcatagcctcaaagatattgaaactcatgatttcatcatcaaactccatagttagggCGCCTTTAAAAATATCTATCTTTGTTCTTGCGGTTCGCATGAATGGTTTACCCAACAACAAGGGAGTAGATGATGGGGAATGCTCGTCCATCATGTCAAGAACATAGAAATCTGCCGGAAAAATAAGCTGgttaacctgcaccaaaacatcctcaatAACCCATTTCGGGTAAGTATTAGACCTATCAGCAAGTTGTATAACAATACCAGTAtctttaagaggaccaagattcaATGATTCATAGATGGAGGCAAGCATAACATTAATGGATGCTCCTAAATCTAGCATAGCACGTTCAAACCTGATTTTACCAATAGTACATGGTATGGTGAAGCTACCTAGATCTTTCAacttaggtgggagtttcttttgaagatatgccaaagcattctcccccacactcattatCCCATTACCGGTCAATTTGTGCTTTTTAGTGCACAATTCCTTCAAGAACTTTGCATAGCGAGGAACCTGCGTTATCTCCTCAATTAGTGGAATGTTCACTTCAGTCTTCTTAAAGATCTCCCAAATCTCTTGGTACAATGTCTCCTTGTTCGACTTTGCAAACCTGCTAGGAAAAGGCGGAGGAGTAGCATAAGTAGAAACACGAGTTTTAGATTTAGAATTTGTTACCGGGTCAGCCTTTTTAGGGGCTGTTTCACCCTCTTCTTTCTCCAAATCAGGTTCATGGGACACCGATGATGTTGCCGGCTTCTCTACTTGCTTCCCACTTCGTAGTTTATTATCATTGGCATTCTCCTTATGATttaatggttgtgaaggaagttTTCCAGCTGCTTGTGCTTCCAATTTTATCACGATAGTATCTAGTTGACCCATTTGTGTTCGCATGTCCTTCATATCCATTTATGACTTTTGCTTGTCTTGCGCCAGTGTGTTGAGAATAAGATTAAACTTGTCATCTATACTCGTGTCTTAAGTTTCTTGACGTGGCCTTGCAAGAATTGGTACCCACCTTGTTGATTGAAAGGAGGATTAGAGACTGCAGCTTGCTTATTGGCGTAGCTGAAATTGGGATGATCTCGCCAGCCGGGATTGTATGTGTTGGAATACGGATGATACCTCGGCCTTTGATGATTTTGGTACATATCACTTGCCTGCTCAACATCTTCATTGTATGATGATGGTATGACAGCTGCTGTTATTTGATGCATCATCTTCTCCATGTTACCCATTCTATGTTCCAAATGTGAAGAATCACTAACTTCATTCACCTTCCTTACCGTTGGCTCAGCTCTAGTGAAGaatttttgtgtgtttgtagccATGTTCTCTAACAAGCTTGTAGCTTCAGCAATGGTCTTGTTAGtgagtgcaccaccacttgcggCATCAATCAATTTTATCTCACTAGAAAGAAACCCCTCGTAGAAATATTGAATAATGAGTTGATTGCTAATTTGATGGTGTGGACATCTAGCTAAAAGCTTCTTGTACCGCTCCCAATATTCATAGAGAGTCTCTCcgatatttgcacaataccaaaAATTTCCTTGCGAATCACTGCTTCTTTTGATTCTGGAAAATACTTCTCAAGGAACAATTTCTTCATCCCGTTCCATGTGGTTTTACTCCCAGGAGGTAAACAAAAGAACCATTCTCTTGCAGCATCTATAAGGGAGAAAGGAAACGTTGTCATCATAGCCATATCCGCATTTGCAGTTGCTTGCTTCATACTAGTCACAACATGATAAAATTGTTGCAAGTGACGGTTAGGATCTTCTCCTGCTAAACCTCTGAATTTGGGAAGCAAGTGAATCAATTTTGGCTTCAACTCAATGGTTCCATTTAGCTGAATACATAAAGGCTGCTGATCAAGGTTTGGAGAAGTGAGATCCTTGATTGTTCTCGGAGCAGGTGGTCGACCTCCCATTGTGttgtcttcttctttgtctgaaaTTTGAGAATTCACTAGATGAAGAACTAGGAGGAAGTGGAATATTCACTACtcgaatgaagtcttttagtaaaGTGCCCGAACAAAGACGTATACCAATAGGACTTGGTCTACCCTCTCCACGCATTCACCAAAGAAATGGTACCTGAAAAACAGATTTCTTATAGATTGGATGAGTAGGCTGAagttgaaaataaaagcaaaagtaacaactaagaataaaaataacaactaaactttccactgcctccccggcagcagcgccaattttgacgaggtgtcaactcaCAAACAATAATTTTCTACTTATTTTAcactaacaagtaatatagtgaaaGAAGGATCGTCCCAAGGGAGGCATGAAGTAAAAGTTGTTATGAAATTACTCTTAGCAAAGAAGATTTTGTTGTAGAAATTCTGGAAATTGTAAAGTTGTATTCAAATACGAGATGGAATTGATTAAAGGTTCATTCTCGGCCACAAAATATAAATCAAATTGATATGTATCTATGTTCTTTGCATTAtctcgttactaacaaccctaggataattagtacgctcaactatcccgttattatctcctaatcTCACCGGATAcgaaagcgctcgactaccggtttctacttgccaagttccctagaggtacgcttactaggtgtgacttaaacaaatgctttacgttttatgagataaggtttctcctagtgatgaactcaaaagcatgaatcacctgctagtgtcaatttctacatatgggtacttaacaaagtcccatcatcaatacccacatATTGCTACCCTTGTTtaattctctagacaattacgggtcgaagaaaatctaaattatcaataagattgtgacataactatttaatttcgaacttaaacaattaaggaaCAATCCATAATCATTATTATcatggtagaaatcaaacaataactaaacttgcgagaaaacgagctattgcatatcaatcatgagttcatatttcggtctttgaaatcaccctcaatcaaaaatagttttagctactcataattttggagttcatcatcaataataattaaaataaagaagatgaaaaataaatacgaaagcaaaccctagttgcggcTATCTCTAAAAGCTTCAAGTAATAATACGTGATATCGCAAGTTGTAGAAATCCTCCCTTTTATgtctcttcttaggtcaagtcttcaaaggtccaatagataaaagtccaccaagcccatgtgtgagaaaaacccatgtgaaAATCTGCTAAGGTCCAATCAGAGGCTAACTGGGTGAGTCAGGTCTGAGTAGGCATCTGACTGGTCTTGATCTGAATTAGTTAGGCCTAGGAAAGTTGCAGTCTTGCACGGGCTGAACTTGTTTTGCGCACTGATTGCACTTCACCCTCAGTTGCAGCCATGGTGGCGCTTCACTCCTCATATTCGGCTCATAGTTCTGCAGCTCACCTGCACTATTATTTCCAGCACCAGTTACAACTTCGGCTCCAATTCATCATCGCCATTCAATCGTTCCATGAATATCAGTGCCTCTCAGCACCAACAAACAGCTTCAGATCCCATGGAATCATCATACCTATCCCTTGC includes the following:
- the LOC113290745 gene encoding uncharacterized protein LOC113290745, which translates into the protein MDMKDMRTQMGQLDTIVIKLEAQAAGKLPSQPLNHKENANDNKLRSGKQVEKPATSSVSHEPDLEKEEGETAPKKADPVTNSKSKTRVSTYATPPPFPSRFAKSNKETLYQEIWEIFKKTEVNIPLIEEITQVPRYAKFLKELCTKKHKLTDLGASINVMLASIYESLNLGPLKDTGIVIQLADRSNTYPKWVIEDVLVQVNQLIFPADFYVLDMMDEHSPSSTPLLLDSLAQQVFELNNDDALENTIMEGLGYGKYKEFESEFSMLDEIIEDVLSLNSLQEVPQKYNASYVFLPLTNERLLPSIVQEPILELKPLPDHLKYIYLGDKEELSVIIAKDLT